A window of the Henckelia pumila isolate YLH828 chromosome 3, ASM3356847v2, whole genome shotgun sequence genome harbors these coding sequences:
- the LOC140886452 gene encoding uncharacterized protein → MKIACWNVRGLNKPLKQKNAQGVLKKHNLSILGLLEVKIKPNLLDRMMDTKFPGMPFLHNFHVCPNSRILIMWDSKMVHLDLLEMTYQFIHVTISCLLTHRIFLATFVYGWNSMVARRPLWDFLLSRGDDIDLPWILMGDFNCVRHPYEKMGGVPVAPREMADLRNCIAKLELSDVNHVGCFFTWFSLAISSKLDRVMVNHHWTESNLVVFVDFVAPGVFSDHSCSVITIFRDHSRRATPFKFFNMWTIHQDFKMIV, encoded by the coding sequence ATGAAGATTGCATGTTGGAATGTGAGGGGCCTTAACAAGCCCCTCAAACAGAAGAATGCTCAGGGAGTGTTGAAGAAACACAATTTGAGTATTCTTGGGTTACTTGAAGTCAAGATTAAGCCTAATCTTTTGGATCGTATGATGGACACTAAGTTCCCAGGGATGCCCTTCTTACACAACTTCCATGTGTGTCCTAATAGCCGCATTTTGATCATGTGGGACTCTAAGATGGTACACTTGGATCTTCTAGAGATGACTTATCAATTTATACATGTGACAATCAGCTGTCTTCTTACTCATAGGATTTTCCTGGCCACCTTCGTGTATGGTTGGAACTCGATGGTGGCCAGAAGACCTCTTTGGGATTTTTTGCTTAGTAGGGGAGATGATATTGACCTTCCGTGGATTCTGATGGGTGATTTTAACTGTGTTAGGCACCCTTATGAGAAAATGGGAGGTGTGCCAGTTGCACCTAGGGAAATGGCAGACCTTAGGAACTGTATTGCCAAACTTGAGCTCTCAGATGTTAATCATGTCGGGTGTTTCTTCACCTGGTTTAGTTTGGCCATATCGTCTAAACTGGATAGAGTTATGGTTAACCACCATTGGACTGAATCCAACTTGGTTGTTTTTGTGGATTTTGTTGCTCCAGGAGTCTTCTCTGATCACTCTTGCAGCGTTATCACCATCTTCAGAGATCATAGCCGTAGGGCTACCCCCTTCAAATTCTTTAATATGTGGACGATTCATCAAGACTTTAAGATGATTGTTTGA